In Pirellulales bacterium, one DNA window encodes the following:
- a CDS encoding Gfo/Idh/MocA family oxidoreductase: MSNRIARREFLSRSAIGGAAIGLGVWSSSRLAASASPNEKLNIGVIGTANQARFSIDNVKQENIVAVCDIDDDYLAKAKQDFPQASTYNDFRKLLDQHDIDAVVVAVPDHVHAPATAAALHLGKHVYCEKPLTHTIAEARAIAELAAKMKVATQMGTQIHAGENYRRVVEIIQSGAVGKVSEVHTWAGRAWGGGDRPKETPPIPPSIHWDLWLGPAPARPYHPTYLPQNWRKWWDFGGGNIADMACHHMDLPFWALGIRHPAAVEAIGPPVHPETCPLGLVVRYEYAADGPRPVVKLTWYDGTSIPPEIHGHPTGGGGNLFVGDKGMLWADYDRYDLYPKEDFKDYKPPERSIPRSIGHHAEWILACKTGTPTTCNFGYAGPLTEAVLLGNVAYRTGKRIEWDPDALKATNSPEAERYLRTEYRKGWTL, translated from the coding sequence ATGTCCAATCGCATTGCACGTCGCGAGTTTCTCAGCCGCTCGGCAATTGGCGGGGCGGCGATCGGGTTGGGGGTCTGGTCGAGCAGCCGGCTGGCCGCATCGGCCTCGCCGAACGAGAAGTTGAATATCGGCGTGATCGGCACCGCCAATCAGGCTCGCTTCAGCATCGACAACGTCAAGCAGGAGAACATCGTCGCGGTGTGCGATATCGACGACGACTATCTGGCCAAAGCGAAGCAGGATTTCCCGCAGGCCAGCACCTACAACGATTTCCGCAAGCTGCTCGATCAGCACGATATTGACGCGGTCGTCGTTGCGGTGCCCGATCATGTCCACGCCCCGGCGACCGCGGCGGCGCTGCACCTCGGAAAGCACGTCTACTGCGAGAAACCGCTGACGCACACCATCGCCGAGGCCCGGGCCATCGCGGAACTGGCCGCCAAGATGAAAGTCGCCACGCAAATGGGCACCCAGATCCACGCCGGCGAAAACTACCGTCGCGTCGTGGAAATCATCCAGTCGGGTGCGGTTGGCAAAGTGAGCGAGGTCCACACATGGGCGGGCCGCGCCTGGGGCGGGGGTGATCGTCCGAAAGAGACTCCGCCGATCCCGCCCAGCATTCATTGGGACCTTTGGCTGGGCCCGGCCCCAGCGCGGCCCTATCATCCGACTTATCTGCCGCAGAATTGGCGGAAATGGTGGGATTTTGGCGGCGGCAACATTGCCGACATGGCCTGCCACCATATGGATTTGCCGTTCTGGGCGCTCGGAATTCGGCATCCGGCAGCGGTTGAAGCGATTGGCCCGCCGGTCCATCCCGAGACGTGCCCGCTGGGGCTCGTTGTCCGTTATGAATACGCCGCCGACGGGCCACGCCCAGTGGTCAAGCTGACTTGGTACGATGGCACGAGCATTCCCCCGGAGATTCACGGCCATCCAACTGGCGGCGGTGGAAATCTATTCGTCGGCGACAAGGGAATGCTCTGGGCCGATTACGACAGGTATGACTTGTATCCCAAAGAAGATTTCAAGGACTACAAGCCGCCCGAGCGGTCCATTCCTCGCTCAATCGGCCATCACGCGGAATGGATTTTGGCCTGCAAGACGGGAACGCCCACCACCTGCAATTTCGGCTATGCCGGCCCGCTCACGGAGGCGGTGCTGCTGGGAAACGTCGCCTACCGGACCGGAAAGCGGATCGAATGGGACCCCGATGCGTTAAAGGCCACGAACTCCCCGGAAGCCGAGCGGTACTTGCGCACCGAGTATCGCAAAGGGTGGACGTTGTAA
- a CDS encoding pyridoxine 5'-phosphate synthase has translation MAHLGVNIDHVATLRQARRTNEPDPVWAAALAELGGADGITVHLREDRRHIQDRDLEVLRNTVTVKLNLELSVNPGIVEIACRVRPDQATLVPERREEVTTEGGLDATGNRSGVAEAVRRLRDAGIVVSLFLDPDPRQIETARDLGADAVELHTGRYAGAARVEQAAELVTLAQAGALARRERMTLHAGHGLTYRNVQPVAQLEGMSELNIGHSIVARAVMVGFQQAVREMKQLIS, from the coding sequence ATGGCTCATTTGGGCGTGAATATCGATCATGTCGCCACGTTGCGGCAAGCGCGGCGCACGAACGAACCGGACCCCGTTTGGGCAGCCGCGTTGGCCGAATTGGGCGGCGCCGACGGCATCACTGTCCATCTCCGTGAGGACCGCCGTCACATTCAGGACCGCGATTTGGAAGTGCTCAGGAACACCGTCACCGTCAAGTTGAACCTCGAGCTTTCGGTCAATCCGGGGATCGTCGAGATTGCCTGCCGCGTCAGGCCGGACCAGGCGACGCTTGTGCCCGAGCGGCGCGAGGAAGTGACCACGGAAGGTGGACTCGATGCGACCGGAAATCGCTCCGGAGTGGCTGAGGCGGTGCGGCGGCTGCGCGATGCCGGCATCGTCGTCAGCCTGTTTCTCGATCCTGATCCGCGGCAGATCGAGACAGCTCGGGATTTAGGCGCCGACGCGGTCGAACTGCACACGGGACGCTATGCCGGAGCGGCGCGTGTGGAACAAGCGGCCGAATTGGTCACATTGGCTCAGGCGGGGGCGCTCGCCCGCCGCGAACGAATGACGCTCCACGCCGGGCATGGCCTGACCTACCGCAATGTGCAGCCGGTGGCGCAACTCGAAGGGATGTCGGAGTTAAATATCGGCCACAGCATCGTCGCCAGGGCCGTCATGGTCGGCTTCCAACAGGCCGTTCGCGAGATGAAACAGCTCATCTCGTGA
- the dapA gene encoding 4-hydroxy-tetrahydrodipicolinate synthase → MTKGEAFAGLSVAITTPFRGSELDLEALRAQIDFQIEAGTQCIVPVGTTGESPTLSHEEHERVIAAAVEIAAGRIKVMPGTGSNSTKEALRLTQWAARKGADAALVVAPYYNKPTQEGFYLHFKALAESVNIPICVYNIPGRTGKNIEPETLARMAEIPNITMVKEAAGSMDQVSQIIALTNLTVLSGDDSMTLPMLAVGGRGVVSVAGNIVPRDVLALLRAFDAGNISEARRWHAKLFPLCRDMLGLSTNPIPIKAAMKILGRDTGELRLPMTPLDSVGEAKLRRTLSVYGLL, encoded by the coding sequence ATGACAAAAGGTGAAGCCTTTGCCGGCCTTTCGGTCGCCATCACGACGCCCTTTCGCGGCAGCGAACTCGATCTCGAGGCCTTGCGGGCCCAGATCGATTTTCAGATCGAGGCCGGCACGCAATGCATCGTGCCAGTGGGAACCACCGGCGAATCGCCGACGCTCTCGCACGAAGAGCATGAGCGGGTGATCGCCGCGGCGGTCGAGATTGCCGCCGGGCGAATCAAGGTCATGCCAGGCACCGGTTCGAACAGCACCAAGGAAGCGTTGCGGCTCACGCAATGGGCGGCCCGCAAGGGGGCGGACGCCGCGCTGGTCGTTGCCCCCTATTACAACAAACCGACTCAAGAAGGCTTCTACCTGCATTTCAAGGCCTTGGCCGAGTCGGTGAACATCCCGATCTGCGTTTACAACATCCCCGGCCGGACCGGCAAGAACATCGAGCCGGAAACGCTCGCCCGGATGGCAGAGATTCCGAATATCACGATGGTCAAGGAAGCTGCCGGTTCGATGGACCAAGTGTCGCAGATCATCGCGCTCACGAATCTCACCGTGCTCAGCGGCGATGACAGCATGACCTTGCCGATGCTGGCCGTCGGCGGCCGCGGAGTGGTTTCGGTGGCCGGCAACATCGTTCCGCGCGACGTGCTCGCGTTGTTAAGAGCATTTGACGCTGGCAACATCTCCGAAGCGCGGAGGTGGCACGCCAAGCTCTTTCCGCTCTGCCGCGACATGCTCGGCCTCTCGACCAACCCGATTCCGATCAAGGCCGCGATGAAGATCCTCGGGCGCGATACCGGCGAGTTGCGTCTGCCGATGACTCCGCTCGATTCCGTCGGCGAAGCCAAGCTGCGGCGAACGCTGTCGGTGTACGGACTACTTTGA
- a CDS encoding MFS transporter: protein MSEATDRVDRFGDRLMTTFWRKPAATLAERTRRRVTLHLVPYLFFLYILAYVDRMNIAVAGLAMTDSPAHGGLGFNEEIVGIGAGIFFWGYWILEIPSTLWVERRGARWVFVRILILWGLVAAVMGSIGTPIAASLFGWLPHLSEDVGLFSGATAFINRLSHDAVAQFYFLRFMLGFFEGGFFPSVIVYLSHWFRQEDRAKALASFALAMPLSSVIGYTFSAFFLNGLEGWRWIFVVEGILPILAGFTTIFLLPDRPANAKWLPHEERDWLVGELSREHQQKVATRHVGWQSHVFMIVLLTAVYFCTNVTAYGLSTFMPKIMKSQLPALPFTLRSWLGLAGKMNPATLETRMKIMGALVATLPYYVSIVAVLINGWHSDRSRERAWHAAIPMAIASLGVLLASVLLGHPLLAMPAFIFIVGSCVYTHIPAFWPIPTMLLGASAAASAIGFINMVGNIGGMWGPTVVGKAADTSIADALLRIAPWSIGGATILIAMDVFRRWRMRRRAQP, encoded by the coding sequence ATGTCTGAAGCAACGGACCGTGTGGATCGCTTCGGCGATCGTCTGATGACCACCTTTTGGCGCAAGCCGGCCGCGACGCTGGCGGAGCGCACGCGCCGCCGCGTGACGCTGCACTTGGTTCCCTATTTGTTTTTTCTGTATATTCTCGCCTACGTTGATCGTATGAACATTGCCGTCGCCGGCTTGGCGATGACGGACAGTCCGGCGCACGGCGGGCTCGGGTTCAATGAGGAGATCGTTGGGATCGGCGCGGGAATCTTCTTCTGGGGCTACTGGATTTTGGAGATTCCCAGCACGCTGTGGGTGGAGCGGCGCGGCGCTCGGTGGGTGTTCGTCCGCATTTTGATCCTATGGGGATTGGTAGCCGCCGTGATGGGCTCTATCGGAACGCCGATAGCTGCCTCGCTCTTCGGCTGGTTGCCTCATTTGAGCGAAGACGTAGGCCTCTTCTCGGGTGCAACGGCGTTCATCAATCGGCTATCCCATGACGCAGTCGCCCAATTCTATTTTCTGAGATTCATGCTCGGTTTTTTCGAAGGAGGCTTTTTTCCATCGGTGATCGTATATCTGTCTCACTGGTTTCGGCAGGAGGATCGAGCCAAGGCATTAGCCAGCTTCGCCTTGGCGATGCCGTTGTCCAGCGTAATTGGGTACACTTTTTCGGCGTTCTTCCTAAATGGGCTCGAGGGCTGGCGCTGGATTTTTGTGGTGGAGGGGATCCTACCCATTCTCGCCGGCTTCACGACCATTTTTCTCTTACCAGACCGCCCGGCAAATGCGAAATGGTTGCCGCACGAAGAACGGGACTGGTTGGTGGGGGAACTCAGTCGCGAGCACCAACAAAAAGTAGCGACGAGACACGTCGGTTGGCAGAGCCACGTGTTCATGATCGTGCTGCTTACCGCGGTCTATTTCTGCACAAACGTAACGGCCTACGGTCTTTCAACGTTCATGCCAAAGATCATGAAATCGCAGCTTCCTGCACTCCCGTTTACGCTGCGCTCATGGCTTGGACTGGCCGGCAAGATGAATCCCGCGACGTTGGAAACCCGCATGAAGATTATGGGGGCGCTAGTCGCCACATTGCCATACTACGTATCGATCGTGGCCGTATTGATTAATGGTTGGCACTCCGATCGGAGTCGCGAGCGGGCATGGCATGCCGCAATTCCAATGGCAATCGCGAGTCTGGGAGTGCTTCTTGCGTCGGTCTTGCTCGGACATCCATTGTTGGCCATGCCGGCGTTTATCTTCATCGTCGGCAGTTGTGTTTACACCCATATTCCAGCGTTTTGGCCGATTCCGACGATGCTACTTGGCGCCAGTGCGGCCGCCTCGGCGATCGGTTTCATCAATATGGTCGGGAACATCGGCGGCATGTGGGGGCCCACAGTCGTCGGAAAGGCCGCCGACACAAGCATCGCGGATGCGCTCCTAAGAATTGCTCCGTGGTCGATTGGCGGGGCGACGATTTTGATCGCGATGGACGTCTTTCGTCGCTGGCGGATGCGCCGCAGAGCACAGCCGTAG
- a CDS encoding beta-ribofuranosylaminobenzene 5'-phosphate synthase family protein yields MSQAVVRVTAPSRLHFGMFSFGQAGVRQFGGVGAMIAEPGIRLQITAADRVDATGPLARRGAEFARTAMAALRLPPTIGCRIEIESAPREHIGLGTGTQLGLAIAAGINALFSLAPILPEELARIAGRCQRSSIGTHGFAVGGLLVEAGRYAEKETATIAADGTRIVPATFGQISPLVARVELPAVWRFLLLVPKTATGLFGEQERRAFARIPPVPIAVTEALSREALLNLVPAAIEGEFTEFSRSLGRYGQLAGSCFASLQHGAFLDHRTAELADLIRRLGLEGVGQSSWGPTLFAAVPDEAAGHDLRARLAAATDLRDFDCVVARPDNSGAQIDIERFD; encoded by the coding sequence ATGTCGCAAGCCGTTGTCCGCGTGACGGCACCCAGCCGCCTGCATTTCGGCATGTTTTCGTTCGGCCAAGCCGGCGTGCGCCAGTTCGGCGGCGTCGGGGCGATGATCGCCGAGCCAGGGATTCGCTTGCAGATCACGGCCGCCGATCGCGTTGACGCGACCGGACCGCTCGCCCGTCGCGGCGCGGAATTCGCGCGGACTGCGATGGCGGCACTGCGGCTCCCGCCGACGATTGGCTGCCGGATCGAAATCGAGTCGGCGCCACGCGAACATATCGGCTTGGGAACCGGAACTCAGCTTGGGCTCGCGATTGCGGCGGGCATCAACGCGCTGTTTTCGCTCGCTCCCATTCTGCCGGAGGAGCTGGCCCGTATCGCCGGGCGGTGTCAACGATCGTCGATCGGCACGCATGGGTTCGCCGTCGGAGGATTGTTGGTCGAGGCGGGCAGATATGCGGAGAAAGAAACCGCGACGATCGCGGCGGACGGCACACGGATTGTGCCTGCTACATTTGGGCAGATCTCGCCGCTTGTGGCTCGCGTGGAATTGCCGGCCGTGTGGCGATTCTTGCTGCTCGTGCCGAAGACGGCTACTGGGCTGTTTGGCGAGCAGGAACGGCGCGCGTTCGCGCGTATCCCGCCGGTTCCGATTGCCGTCACCGAAGCGCTTTCGCGCGAAGCGCTGCTGAACCTCGTGCCGGCGGCGATTGAAGGGGAATTCACGGAGTTCAGTCGGAGCTTGGGTCGCTATGGCCAGTTGGCGGGATCCTGTTTCGCATCGCTACAGCACGGGGCGTTTCTCGATCACCGCACGGCCGAATTGGCCGACTTAATCCGTCGACTTGGCTTGGAAGGGGTCGGTCAAAGTTCCTGGGGTCCAACGCTGTTTGCCGCAGTTCCCGACGAAGCAGCCGGCCACGATCTGCGAGCACGATTGGCCGCGGCAACCGATCTCCGCGACTTCGATTGCGTCGTCGCGCGGCCAGACAACTCGGGAGCGCAGATTGACATCGAGCGATTCGACTAA
- a CDS encoding DUF447 domain-containing protein — MILEGIVTTLNADRSVNISPMGPLVDAQMERLVLRPYQTSTTYANLKRAGQGVFHVTDDVLLLAQAAVGQPEPLPALLAAVAVDGMILAEACRWYAFQVQSIDDSQPRSQIVADVVDRGRLRDFFGFNRAKHAVVEAAILATRIGIIPREEIESEFARLAVLVQKTGGEQERRAFEILRGYVERSFRD, encoded by the coding sequence GTGATTCTCGAAGGAATCGTCACGACGCTCAACGCCGATCGCAGTGTAAACATCTCGCCGATGGGACCGCTCGTCGATGCGCAGATGGAGCGGCTGGTGCTGCGCCCTTACCAGACGTCGACGACGTATGCTAATCTGAAGCGCGCAGGGCAAGGGGTCTTTCACGTCACGGATGACGTGCTGCTCTTGGCTCAAGCCGCCGTCGGCCAGCCGGAGCCGCTGCCGGCGCTCCTCGCGGCCGTAGCTGTGGACGGGATGATTCTGGCCGAGGCCTGTCGGTGGTATGCGTTTCAAGTCCAGTCGATCGACGATAGCCAGCCGCGGAGCCAGATCGTTGCGGACGTGGTCGACCGAGGCCGGCTGCGGGATTTTTTCGGGTTCAATCGGGCGAAGCATGCGGTCGTCGAAGCGGCGATCCTGGCCACCCGCATCGGCATAATTCCGCGCGAAGAAATCGAATCCGAATTCGCACGGCTGGCCGTTTTGGTGCAAAAGACTGGGGGCGAGCAGGAACGTCGGGCGTTCGAGATCTTGCGCGGGTATGTCGAGAGATCGTTCCGAGACTGA
- a CDS encoding aminodeoxychorismate/anthranilate synthase component II → MLLLIDNYDSFVFNLARYFERLGQETVVRRNDAIDVAAVRAMQPDAIVLSPGPCTPQEAGCSLAIVRELHEEIPILGVCLGHQAIAAALGGRVVPAREPMHGRTSRVLHDRNGVFTGLPSPFSACRYHSLVVEESSLPDDLEITARTADGVVMALMHRRLPVIGVQFHPESVLTEHGYSLLANFLRLARLPVLPPIPLLTDERAFQREASHVPDVPVTF, encoded by the coding sequence ATGCTTCTCCTCATCGACAACTACGACAGTTTTGTCTTCAACTTGGCTCGCTATTTCGAGCGGCTGGGGCAAGAGACGGTCGTGCGGCGGAACGATGCCATCGATGTCGCGGCAGTTCGCGCGATGCAACCGGATGCGATCGTACTTTCGCCTGGGCCTTGCACGCCGCAGGAGGCCGGCTGTTCGCTTGCGATCGTTCGAGAGTTGCACGAGGAGATTCCGATTCTCGGCGTTTGTCTCGGGCATCAAGCGATCGCCGCGGCTCTCGGCGGGCGGGTCGTCCCGGCGCGCGAGCCGATGCATGGCCGGACCTCCCGCGTGTTGCACGATCGCAATGGGGTTTTTACCGGCCTTCCGAGCCCATTCTCGGCGTGTCGCTACCATTCTTTGGTCGTGGAAGAATCCTCGCTACCGGACGATCTCGAAATCACGGCCCGAACGGCCGATGGCGTTGTCATGGCGCTCATGCACCGGCGGCTCCCCGTGATCGGCGTGCAGTTTCATCCCGAATCCGTCCTTACGGAACACGGCTATTCACTGTTGGCTAACTTCCTCCGACTGGCGCGGCTCCCCGTTTTACCACCAATTCCGTTGCTAACCGATGAGCGAGCGTTTCAGCGGGAAGCCTCCCACGTTCCAGATGTTCCCGTGACATTTTGA
- the pabB gene encoding aminodeoxychorismate synthase component I: MATQGSGHGTRQFSIEAPLEAIADESLAVVGEQGASAEFCGVVEELRPAPDAEQVFLRFAALPHCLYLDSARRDPQLGRFSFVTADPFDFVEIASPTDGDVQDAFAVVEQRLAGLFAPTIPDLPPFQGGAAGLFSYDLSRQIERLPPPRIDEFKTPVMAIGLYDTVVAFDHATERAWIISQGLPELDPARRRRRAHERLEQFRRWLDANDSTPRSRISARPLPPSDFEPIRKRHAERGTVPFCSEDSTKGDSPRPFSVRLLAPQFETEQDHVAANPTGLLTSNFAAEQYLDAVRRAIEYIHAGDVFQVNLSQRLLHPATDDPVALYLRLRRRNPATFAAYFDLGEFQIASASPERFLQVVEGQVEARPIKGTRRRIARPEADLFAGDELRESEKDNAENVMIVDLLRNDLSRVCRPESVVVSDLCRLETYEFVQHLVSVVRGQLREGATALDLLRAAFPGGSVTGAPKVRAMEIIAELEPTARGPYCGALGYIGFDGSMDTNILIRTITAGRGWWQMPVGGGIVAQSDPQREYEETWHKAEGMLRALE; the protein is encoded by the coding sequence ATGGCCACTCAGGGCAGTGGCCATGGCACCCGTCAATTCAGCATTGAAGCGCCGCTAGAAGCAATTGCAGACGAATCGCTGGCCGTCGTCGGCGAGCAGGGCGCGTCGGCCGAATTCTGTGGCGTTGTGGAAGAGCTGCGCCCCGCGCCCGACGCGGAGCAAGTGTTCCTGCGATTCGCGGCGCTCCCCCACTGCCTGTATTTGGACAGCGCGCGGCGCGATCCGCAGCTCGGGCGATTCTCGTTCGTGACGGCCGATCCGTTCGATTTCGTCGAGATCGCTTCACCAACGGATGGCGATGTGCAAGACGCCTTTGCTGTCGTCGAACAGCGGCTTGCTGGATTATTCGCGCCGACCATTCCCGACCTCCCGCCGTTTCAAGGAGGCGCGGCAGGACTTTTCTCTTACGATCTTTCGAGACAGATCGAGCGTTTGCCGCCCCCGCGGATCGACGAGTTCAAAACGCCGGTGATGGCGATCGGGCTGTATGACACGGTCGTGGCGTTCGACCATGCGACGGAACGGGCGTGGATCATTTCGCAGGGGCTGCCCGAGTTGGATCCGGCCCGTCGGCGCCGCCGAGCCCACGAGCGACTGGAGCAGTTTCGCCGATGGTTGGACGCGAATGATTCGACGCCAAGGTCGCGCATATCGGCTCGACCGCTTCCACCTTCAGACTTTGAGCCTATCCGAAAACGGCATGCGGAGAGGGGGACAGTCCCCTTTTGTTCCGAAGACTCCACAAAAGGGGACAGTCCCCGGCCGTTTTCGGTTAGGCTCTTAGCGCCGCAGTTTGAGACCGAGCAAGATCACGTTGCGGCGAACCCTACCGGATTGCTGACGAGCAACTTCGCCGCCGAGCAGTATCTTGATGCGGTCCGCCGGGCGATCGAGTACATCCATGCCGGCGATGTCTTTCAGGTGAACCTGTCGCAGCGGCTCTTGCATCCGGCGACAGACGATCCCGTGGCGCTCTATCTGCGATTGCGGCGGCGCAATCCGGCGACGTTCGCCGCGTATTTCGACCTGGGGGAGTTCCAAATCGCCAGCGCCTCGCCGGAGCGGTTCTTGCAAGTCGTCGAGGGACAAGTCGAAGCGCGGCCGATCAAGGGAACGCGCCGCCGCATCGCGCGGCCCGAGGCCGATCTGTTCGCCGGCGATGAGCTGCGCGAGAGTGAAAAGGACAACGCGGAAAACGTGATGATCGTCGATCTATTGCGCAACGATCTGTCGCGCGTCTGTCGGCCCGAGAGCGTCGTGGTCAGCGATTTGTGCCGACTGGAGACCTACGAGTTCGTACAACATCTCGTTTCTGTCGTCCGCGGGCAATTGCGAGAAGGCGCGACGGCGCTCGACCTTCTGCGAGCGGCGTTTCCAGGCGGCTCGGTCACCGGCGCTCCGAAGGTCCGCGCGATGGAGATCATCGCCGAACTTGAGCCGACCGCCCGCGGGCCGTATTGCGGGGCGCTCGGCTACATCGGCTTCGACGGCTCGATGGACACGAACATTCTGATCCGCACGATCACGGCGGGCCGCGGCTGGTGGCAAATGCCCGTCGGCGGCGGGATCGTCGCCCAGAGCGATCCCCAGCGCGAGTACGAAGAGACGTGGCACAAGGCGGAAGGAATGCTGAGGGCGCTGGAATAG
- a CDS encoding DUF6513 domain-containing protein: MPSERIHFVTGRLAEHSLRAVLAELGPIAGFQYSIDVLNITVAALMTPEWIARRIQVPAGTTRVLLPGYCDGDLTPVEAAAGVPVERGPRDLRRLPEFFGREPPAADYGRHDIQILAEINHAPRLALAEILAEGKQLSADGADLIDIGCDPGETWNGVGEVVRALREVGLRVSIDSMNPREIAPAVRAGAELVLSVNASNREAARDWGCEVVVVPDLPLAEKGTVPFCSATIEAMVPAAKGDSPRPSWDWHLDETVAMLAEAGVPLRIDPVLEPIGFGFAASLERYFEVRRRYPDAEMLMGIGNLTELTDVDSAGVNALLLAICEELGIRSVLTTQVIHWARSSVRECDLARRLVYYAIRHRMLAKHLEPKLVMLRGGKPLRYGPEELERLAAEIKDNNYRVFAEDGAVHLISAGLHLADADPFAVFEQLLAREPRNLDLSHAFYLGYEMAKAATALTLGKDYRQDEALDWGFLTREETSHRRTKK, encoded by the coding sequence ATGCCGTCCGAGCGAATCCATTTTGTGACGGGCCGATTGGCGGAGCATTCGCTGCGGGCGGTGCTTGCTGAGTTGGGACCAATCGCCGGGTTTCAGTATTCGATCGACGTGCTGAACATCACGGTGGCGGCCTTGATGACGCCGGAGTGGATTGCGCGGCGGATTCAGGTTCCGGCGGGGACGACGCGGGTGTTGTTGCCCGGTTATTGCGATGGGGATTTGACGCCGGTCGAAGCGGCGGCGGGAGTGCCGGTCGAGCGCGGGCCGCGCGATTTGCGACGGCTGCCGGAGTTTTTTGGCCGAGAGCCGCCCGCGGCCGATTATGGCCGGCACGATATTCAGATTCTCGCGGAGATCAATCATGCCCCGCGGCTCGCGCTGGCGGAGATCCTCGCTGAGGGGAAGCAGCTTTCCGCCGATGGGGCCGATCTGATCGATATCGGCTGCGATCCGGGAGAGACGTGGAACGGAGTGGGTGAAGTGGTCCGAGCGCTGCGCGAGGTGGGGTTGCGGGTGTCGATCGACAGCATGAATCCGCGCGAGATCGCGCCGGCCGTGCGGGCGGGCGCGGAATTGGTGCTTTCGGTCAATGCATCGAACCGCGAGGCGGCGCGCGATTGGGGCTGCGAAGTAGTCGTCGTGCCTGACTTACCTTTGGCGGAAAAGGGGACAGTCCCCTTTTGCTCCGCGACCATCGAGGCGATGGTGCCCGCCGCAAAAGGGGACAGTCCCCGGCCGTCTTGGGATTGGCACTTGGACGAAACGGTGGCGATGCTCGCGGAGGCCGGCGTGCCATTGCGGATCGATCCGGTGCTCGAGCCGATCGGCTTCGGATTTGCCGCGAGTTTGGAGCGATATTTCGAAGTGCGGCGGCGGTATCCGGACGCCGAAATGCTGATGGGGATCGGTAATCTGACGGAGTTGACCGACGTCGATTCGGCCGGCGTGAACGCGCTGCTATTGGCGATTTGCGAGGAGCTGGGGATTCGCAGCGTGCTCACGACGCAAGTGATCCATTGGGCCCGCAGCTCGGTGCGGGAATGCGATTTGGCCCGGCGGCTGGTTTATTATGCGATCCGCCATAGAATGTTGGCGAAACATCTGGAGCCGAAGCTGGTGATGCTCCGTGGCGGCAAGCCGCTGCGTTATGGGCCTGAAGAACTGGAGCGTCTGGCCGCGGAGATCAAGGATAACAACTACCGTGTCTTCGCCGAGGACGGGGCGGTACATCTGATCAGCGCCGGGTTGCACCTGGCCGACGCCGATCCGTTTGCGGTCTTCGAGCAGCTTTTGGCCCGCGAGCCGCGAAACCTCGACTTGAGCCACGCCTTTTATTTGGGCTATGAGATGGCCAAAGCGGCGACCGCGTTGACGTTGGGAAAGGACTATCGCCAGGACGAGGCGCTCGATTGGGGATTTTTAACGCGCGAGGAAACGAGCCATCGACGGACAAAGAAGTGA